A DNA window from Zingiber officinale cultivar Zhangliang chromosome 3A, Zo_v1.1, whole genome shotgun sequence contains the following coding sequences:
- the LOC122052524 gene encoding protein DETOXIFICATION 41-like — protein MVVIVVAILLFHILISWLIVFVLDFGLLGASITLSISWWALILSTWLYIILSPSCRATWTDLCQGLHRHLTLFQTYCFINRHAVGAVSTNDLTQEKSRQVDGLT, from the exons ATGGTCGTCATTGTCGTCGCCATCCTCCTCTTCCATATCCTCATCTCCTGGCTCATCGTCTTTGTCCTTGACTTCGGACTCCTCGGTGCCTCCATCACTCTCAGCATCTCTTGGTGGGCGCTCATCCTCTCCACCTGGCTCTACATCATCCTCAGCCCTTCCTGCAGGGCCACCTGGACCGACCTCTGTCAAGGGCTTCACCGGCATCTGACTCTTTTTCAAACTTACTGTTTCATCAACCGCCatgctgttggtgcggttagcactaacgatctaacccag gaaaagtccagacaggtcgacgggctgacttga